Part of the Hemiscyllium ocellatum isolate sHemOce1 chromosome 48, sHemOce1.pat.X.cur, whole genome shotgun sequence genome, gcgtcggaggctgaggggtgaccttatagaggtttataaaatcatgagggggcatggataggcaaatcttttccctggggtcagggagtccggaactagaggggcataggtttagggtgagaggggaaagatatcaaagagacctaaggggtaactttttcacacagagggtggtacgtgtgtggaatgagctgccagaggaagtggtggaggctggtacaatttaagaggcatttgggtgggtatatgaataggaagggtttggagggatatgggccgggtgctggcaggtgggactagattgggttgggatatctgggtcagcatggacgggttggaccgaagggtctgtttctgtgctgtacatctctacgacaaGCACCCTGTAGTGTCAGTTGCCATTTGACTAAGTGGAACCATGGGGACATCTGGGGTGCAGGAGGCCGTTGAGTCATCTGGGGAACTGAaccagagagagaaaagaaacagaattCAGTCTGGTCTCTATTTATTTTGTACTTTTGTACTTTCTACCGCTGAGCAAGGGAATACCCTGCTACTCATTTGAAAAGTGAGTGACATCTGGGGTTAATTTCGCTTCTGAGATCATCGTGTTCAACAGGGTGGGTGGTGGCTTTGATCTGGGGAGTTTTCTTGCTGAGGAATTGACCTACTTTTGCTGGTCCTGCAATTTGGATGAATCCCCATGTGGAGATCCACCCTTCGGgaagagcaggtttgaaggggtTGGGTTCTGAGGACAGAGAGCAGTCCAATTTGTGTGACTTCTACTGGGTGAGGGGGTGTAGAGACTGGGTGAGGGGGCAACTGAGGggaggcatgggctattttctcaatggggagaaaattccgaagtctgaagtgcaaagagacttgggagttctagtccaggattctctccagGTAAACTTGCAGGATGCATCAGTAGTAAGGGAGGTaagtgcaatgatggcatttactttgagaggacttgaatataaaaacagggatgtactcctgaggctgtataaggctcaggtcagaccacatttggagtattgtgctcagttttgggccccatatctcaggaaggatggacttGTCTGAGGatgtgttcagaggaagttcacgagaGTGGCCCCAGGTATGAAAGGGTTAACGTTtacagtcatcgagatgtacagcatagaaacagactcttcggtcccaactcaatctcgtcccacctgccagcacccggcccatatccctccaaacccttcctattcatatacccatccaaatgcctcttaaatgttgcaattgtaccagcccccaccacttcctctggcagctcattccatacactcatcaccctctgcgtgaaacagttgcccctcaggtctcttttatatctttcccctctcaccctaaacctatgcccctctagttctggactcccccaccccaggggaaaagaccttgtctatttaccctatccatgccccctcatgattttataaacctctataaggtcacccctcaacctttgacgctccagggaaaacagccccagcctgttcagcctctccctgtagctcaaaccctccatccctggcaacatcttctctgagacctttcaagtttcacaacatctttccgataggaaggagaccagaattgcacgcaatattccaacagtggcctaaccaatgtcctgtacagccgcaacatgacctcccaactcctgtactcaatactctgaccaataaaggaaagcataccaaacgccgccttcactatcctatctacctgcgactccactttcaaggagctatgaacctgcactccaaggtctctatgttcaggaacatttgaggactctgggtttaagCTCggcgtttagaaggatgaggggggagctaattgaaacttacaaaacacTGGACAGAATGCATGTTGggcaaatgtttccattggtaggataAACTACGACCCGAGGGCACAGgctcagaataaagggaagatgttttagaacagagataaggagagaaatttcttcactcagggagtggggaatctatggaattcattgccacagaaggctgtggaggccaggtcattgagaattGATTGATAGTTTCTTGAGTATTGGgggggatcaagggttaaggggagaaagcgggagaatggggttgagaaatgtatcagccatgattgaatggttgagcagactcgatgggctgaacggcctaatttCCGCCCCTGTGTCTTTTGGTGTTATTTCACCGTCACTGAATTCTGCTGTCGATTTCACAGGCGGTGGCGGGATTTGAACACACCTTCCCCCCAGTGAGATCCTTGTGGCCAACTACTCCAAAGGGAATTGgggagtcctcatccatgaatcacaaaccAGCTAGTGTGCAAATTCAGCGGGGAGCagggaatgttggcctttattttaaaggaaataggGTATAAACGTTTTGTTAAATCCATATAAGGCCCTAGTCGGAGCACAGTTGGAATACCTTGAATGGTTTTGGGGCCCCAGGGAAGATAGACTGGCCACCGGAGGCAgtctagagaaggttcactcggctgaaaCTGCTGTGTCCAATGTAGGTGGCAATACAAATGCAGCACACTGTGCCCAATGTAGATGGCAATATAAATACAGCACGCTGTGCCCAATGTAGGCGGCAATACAAATGCAGCACACTGTGCCCAATGTAGATGGCAATATAAATACAGCACGCTGTGCCCAATGTAGGCGGCAATACAAATGCAGCACACTGTGCCCAATGTAGATGGCAATATAAATACAGCACGCTGTGCCCAATGTAGGCAGCAATACAAATGCAGCACGCTGTGCCCAATGTAGATGGCAATATAAATACAGCACGCTGTGCCCAATGTAGGCAGCAATACAAATACAGCACGCTGTGCCCAATGTAGGCAGCAATACAAATGCAGCACGCTGTGCCCAATGTAGGTGGCAATACAAATGCAGCACGCTGTGTCCAATGTAGGCAGCAATACAAATGCAGCATGCTGTGTCCAATGTAGGTGGCAATACAAATGCAGCACACTGTGCCCAATGTTAGTGGCAATGCAAATGTAGCATGCTGTGCCCAATGTAGGTGGCAATATAAATGCAGCATGCTGTGCCCAAGGTAGGTGGCAATACAAATGCAGCACGCTGTGCCCAATGTAGGCAGCAATATAAATGCAGCACGCTGTGTCCAATGTAGGCAGCAATACAAATACAGCAAACTATGTCCAATGTAGGTGGTAATACTAGTACAGCACACTATGTCCAATATAGGTGGCAATATAAATGCAGCACACTGTGCCCAATGTAGGTGGCAATACAAATACAGCACACTATGTCCAATGTATACAAATGAGAGtacttctacacacacacacacagagggagtaGGTTACAAGGAAGAAATAAACAGCTCAGTTTCCTTCTGGGGAGTTTGACCAAAATGCACAcccgggagggagggggggggggggcagctgaGCACGCGCGCCTTCTACGTCAGTGTCCCGGGCCGGGTGTTTCCTGGAGCTCGCGGCGATGACGTCTCCCCGCCTAATTAGGACAGTCCGCAGcggcaggaggtggaggaggagggagtTCCCCCCCCGCCCCGTGACGACAATGCCCTAATAAGGACAGGCTTCCGGGCTCGGCGCTTATAAAGCAACAGCGGGCGAGTTCCGCAGCACCTTCAGACCGCGGTACCTGGAGAGGAGTTCTAATCCCACAACATCCCTCCAGCAGCCCTAACGCCATCTCCTCACCCTGACTGTGAGTATTCTTGCTTCACTGGGACAGAATTGGAATCAAAAAACAAAACTGTGGGAAAATCAGTCTCTTTTTGCAATCTTCAGACACATTTCAATATAAAAGTGACCTGACCGTGTGGGTGCTGTCCTTTTGAGAGAGAAAATTATTCAAACATTTGGGGCTTTCCtttttgagagagagaaattgagcttTAAGTCGGAGGGTGGCTGGTAAAAAGGGTGATTTCTTTTTGCAATCTTCCAAAACATTTCAATATTGTGTTTGGATAAAGTTGATCTAACAGTGTGGGTGCTGTCCTATTTAACAGGAGTGGTTCCTTAAATTGgttgggggagatggggagagagctGTAAAAAAATTTCTTGTTCAGAAATGATTTCAATTGTCAAAAGAGTTTGGAAGTGGTGACACAACTCTTAACTGTGTgtttgggtgttttttttttgaaaacagaCATTCCCCTCCCCTGTGGCTGGAGTAATTTTGTGGATTGCACCCTTGGCCATGGTCACCACTGAGCCCCTGGAGATTGACAGCTGCCAGTTGATGCACTTGTTGGTGGAGGCCCAGAAGCGACCCCTGGTGCTGGACTGCCGCTCCTTCCTGAACTTCAACGCCTCCCACATTCGGGGCTCCCACAACGTCTACTGCAACTCCATTGTCAAGCGTAGGTCCAAGGGCGCCATCACCCTGGACTGCATCCTGGCCGAGGAGAGCGTCCGCGCTGGCCTGAGGGGCGGCCGCTACCACACGGTGGTGGTGCTGGACGAGAGGAGCCTGGGTTTCGCCTCGCTGACCGGTGACCCCACGGATAAGCTGGTCCTCAGCACCCTCCTCTCTCAGCTGGACGCCCACAGCGTCCACACCTACTTCCTGAAAGGTAAGACTGGCCTCCAATCCGAAAGCAAAAGACGTGTACGTTTAGATAAGATTGGCTGTGCGAATTTGCCCAcggtgttgggtgcattagccaggggtaactATGGGTCTgggggtgggttacccttcggagggtcagtgtagacttgttgggcctgtttccacactgaggggaAGCCAATCTCATCAAAGTGGCCAGAGAGGCAGAAAAAGCTGCTAGAGGGCTGCAAGATTTATTCCCCTCCACCCAGCCCAGAGATATTTCCTCCTGTCCCCTGATCTCTGTACATTTGGGGGATTTTGCCCTCCTGGCTCAAGGATAGGGGTGACTTGTGCGAATTAAGTGTACCAGCCCCCAACCTCAGAAAGCTGCCACAAGTGGTGCCCCTTTCTCTATGAGCGACTTGTGTTTTGTGTTCCCTGACCGAACCTCTGAGTGCTTGTAGTGTTTCAGAACGCGATTCAGCTCCTGGATCAGAAATGCCACCCTGcactcatctctctttctctctccattgccAGTCTACCCTCTCTCCCCAGTAGGCAAGGATAGCCCCTAGTTTTGAGAGGGTTGCCATTAAACTAGATGCAgatattcagcagatctggccacaactaagagagagagagactctctcTTCATAGACACAGTGATCCTACAGCAACATGTTGGACGCAAGTgagtccaccacttcctctggcagcttattccacacacacatcaccctctgtgtgaaaatattaggtctcttttatattgcttcccctctcaccttaaacctatgcccctctagttctggactccccctaccCCAGGGGAGTCCCCCATCttgtctgttcaccctatccgtgaccccctcatgattttataaacctcctgtaaggtcacccctcagcctccagggaaaatgaACTCCTGAGAACTCAAAGCGCACCAGTCCTGgtgacatccttcctgcatcccCCCCCCTTCCCTGgtgaataacatccttcctatgaggAGGGCGACCGGAATTGTAGGCAGTATTCCCGAACGCGGCCTtcccagtgtcttgtacagccgttagtgtactcaatgcgctgaccgATGGAGTTCCATTCGGGGAACTTGGTTTTGCGAGCACTTATTCAGTGCTGTTTtctaaacctctctctctctggcaggagGTTACGAAACCTTTCACTCGCTGTTCCCTGGCATGTGCACACAGATTGCCAAGCCTTGCCCACAGGGGAGCCCCGGTGAATCTCCAGTGTTCCGCTCCACGCCATTGTACGATCAGGTGAGACCTTGGAAGGGAGGGCAAGGTTTTCGGTagggtgtgtttgggggggggtggtgtttgcAGAGTGGGCGAGCTGAGGCTGCCAGACTAGGGGTCTCAGAGCACGAgctgaggccattcggcccatcgaggccggTGGAGGAAGGAGCTGAACTCGCTGGCATTTTAGGAGAACGAGAGGCAGCCCTTATCGAAGTGTAGAAGGTTCTCAGAGGGGACTTTGAGACGGCACGGTGGGCTCAGCGGTTAGCCcggctgcctcacggcaccagggacccgggatcgattccagcctcgggcaactgtctgtgtggagtgtgcacattctcccccgtgtctgcgtggggtttcctccaggcactcCGGTCTctccccacagtccaacaatgtgtaggttagggtggattggccatgctaaattacccatagtgctcagggatgtgtaggttaagtgcattagtcaggggtaaatgtttgGTAgggggggaatggatctgaggGGGTTccttttcagagggtcagaatggacctgttgggccgaagggcctgtttccacattgttgggattgtattcaattccaggagacttgacaggggaggggggggggggaagagatgtGCAGAGGTTGTCTCTCCCTCTCGGGAGAGTCCAGTACCGCAGGGTATAATCTCGGAGTAAGGGGCTGCGGACAGATGAGGAGGAGTTCTGAGGGGAATGAATGTGTCATCCTTTACTGCGAGAGGCTGTCTGGGCTGGCTCGCCAACTCTATTTGCCAGCTACCTTCAACGTTAGGGTTGCGGTCGGGGAAAGGGGAGTCCAGATTTACGCCAGGAAAATGGAGTGGAGGACGATTGAAGGGGTGGcgaggactcgatgggctgaatggtctctctgtactgcccaGCGGACCCTTATTGTTAGCTTTTCTGGTGAATCTGATGGTATGGGCTTTGTGCTAGGGTGAGAGCCAGCGGGGCGTGAGACTGTCGCCAGTCACGGTCTAACCCCTCTCATTTAAACGTCTCCCCGCAGGGTGGCCCAGTAGAAATTCTGCCCTTCCTGTACCTGGGCAGTGCCTACCACTCCTCTCGCAAGGACAGCCTCCAGTCTCTGGGCATCACCGCCCTCCTCAACGTCTCGTCTACCTGTCCCAACTACTTTGAGAGCACCTTCCAGTACAAGTGCATCCCGGTGGAAGACAGCCACGTGACCGACATCAGCGCCTGGTTCCGGGAGGCCATCGACTTTATCGGTGAGTGAGTGGGGCGCGTCGGCATCGCCGTTTTTCCTGGGCGACCCGTTGGAGGGGGTGGGCAGGAGCAGATGCATCCCCGTGAGCTCCATCCTGAGGGCACCTCCCCAGCCCAACCTGCGCCACTCCCTGCCCACCTCTCGCGCTGAGTTATCCTGCACCCCTCTCCCGTCCGTCCCTGGCAACCGTGCCGGCCTGCTCAATCCCTCAAGTGGAGGGAAGGGGGAGCcagtggtctggagtcacgtggaggGTGATGTCTCCTCCCCTCAGTGGGCATGGGGAGTGGGCGACCATTGCTTTATCTCTCCTATGGCAACTCTGGTTGCCGGGGGCAACACGTCATTGCCAACGGATGAGGAGGCCCAAGCGCTCTCCACCTCCTTCCCTCTCCACGAGGCGGGCATCCGCAGACTGGGCGATCTCGCCGGGTACTCGAACAGGACCGTGTGCCCGCTCCCGGCAACCATTAACAAGGCGTttttcttcccctccccctcccggtTCAGACTCGGTGAAGAGCAGCGGGGGCCGCACCTTGGTCCACTGCCAGGCGGGAGTCTCCCGCTCGGCCACCATCTGCCTGGCGTACCTGATCCACGCTCAGCGGCTCCCCCTGGAGGAGGCCTTCGACTTTGTCAAGCGACGGCGGGGGGTCATCTCGCCCAACCTCGGCttcatggggcagctgctgcaGTTCGAGACCGAGGTGCTGTGCCGCTGAGGGAGGGGGCGGAGGGTTGAGACGGCCTCCCCTTCCGGAAGTTTCCGGCCGCGGCCACCTCTCGACACGTTGCTGCCCCAAACTCCGGGCCTTGCTTTGCGTTGACGCAGAAGCCCCCTTGGCGTTTCCATCGACGGGGTCGGGACTAATCTCCCCAGTTCCCGGAACACACGTGTCCCTCCGGACGAGTGCCAGCGTTCGGCGGCCGCTGAAGCGACGCGAGCCACCCTCTCCTTCTGGCACAACGCCACCTCCCTGTGGCAGAGCCTGGGAGAAAAACATTCTGACCACCTGGCACTGACTGCTCTCCCGAGCTCCGGCTCCTTGAGGAAGGGGGTGGAAAACAGTTCAGGGAGAACATCTGAATGACTTTGGGCTTTGTCACCTggtgaggcagcagcacagttACAGAAAATGTGACTTGTTTCTCTGTTTTAAGGGAAAACTACCtgctaatttccttttgaaaggaaACTActttatagagagagagatatatattttttttttcagattccctGTTTTGTAATTGTCAGAAGGTGCACATTATTTATTGTGTTTTGATAAATAAAGTTTACATTATTTTGTTGACCATTTAATTCGCTCCTGGTGCTGTTGACCAGCTCTCCCAGGGTGACTGGTTGAGAATCATTGGTTCCTACGGCACACTCAGCTCTGCACTGAGGGATCGTGTCCGAGACAGAGGCTaatgaattctctctctctctctctcactctcacactcacactcacac contains:
- the dusp2 gene encoding dual specificity protein phosphatase 2, encoding MVTTEPLEIDSCQLMHLLVEAQKRPLVLDCRSFLNFNASHIRGSHNVYCNSIVKRRSKGAITLDCILAEESVRAGLRGGRYHTVVVLDERSLGFASLTGDPTDKLVLSTLLSQLDAHSVHTYFLKGGYETFHSLFPGMCTQIAKPCPQGSPGESPVFRSTPLYDQGGPVEILPFLYLGSAYHSSRKDSLQSLGITALLNVSSTCPNYFESTFQYKCIPVEDSHVTDISAWFREAIDFIDSVKSSGGRTLVHCQAGVSRSATICLAYLIHAQRLPLEEAFDFVKRRRGVISPNLGFMGQLLQFETEVLCR